A portion of the Flavobacterium limnophilum genome contains these proteins:
- a CDS encoding FtsL-like putative cell division protein — MKNGVYGILKAKFLIDDDSIKNWRFIVFLIILAIIMIANTQRFEQKVFKINELTNEVKELRSEFVDRRSELMKLKMESTVSEKMVEKEIFPSTVPPIKIKVKKQAEKSFFQKLWQ; from the coding sequence ATGAAAAACGGAGTTTACGGCATATTGAAAGCAAAATTTCTCATTGACGATGACTCAATAAAAAATTGGCGTTTTATCGTTTTTCTAATCATTTTGGCTATTATCATGATTGCCAATACCCAACGTTTCGAACAAAAAGTATTCAAGATTAACGAATTGACAAACGAAGTAAAAGAACTGCGTTCGGAATTTGTGGATCGACGCTCCGAGTTAATGAAACTAAAAATGGAATCGACCGTTTCCGAAAAAATGGTAGAAAAGGAAATTTTTCCATCGACAGTTCCACCAATAAAAATAAAAGTCAAAAAACAAGCAGAAAAAAGCTTTTTCCAAAAATTATGGCAGTAG
- the rsmH gene encoding 16S rRNA (cytosine(1402)-N(4))-methyltransferase RsmH: MKTTMEYHNPVLLKASVDGLNVKPDGIYVDVTFGGGGHSKEILSRLGPNGKLFAFDQDEDALANALPDERFTLINENFRFIKRFLRFYGVKSVDGILADLGVSSHQFDVPERGFSTRFDAGLDMRMSQKNDLNAYRVVNEYDDVNLKRVFLDYGELKNAPALARTIIEAREHQPIKTTDELKEVLAKYLPERVRNKILAQIYQAIRIEVNQEMDVLKEFLEQSLEVLSPGGRLSVISYHSLEDRLVKRFIKNGMFEGEPERDFFGNFSVPFKTIGKLIVPDNDEIKINNRARSAKLRIAEKI, encoded by the coding sequence ATGAAGACGACAATGGAATATCATAATCCAGTTTTGCTTAAGGCATCGGTAGATGGTTTGAATGTCAAACCTGACGGCATTTATGTTGACGTGACCTTTGGCGGTGGCGGACATTCAAAAGAAATTTTAAGCCGATTGGGGCCTAACGGAAAATTGTTTGCTTTCGACCAAGACGAAGACGCTTTGGCGAATGCTTTGCCGGACGAAAGATTTACGCTAATCAATGAGAACTTCCGATTTATAAAAAGGTTTTTGCGTTTTTATGGCGTGAAAAGTGTTGACGGAATTTTGGCTGATTTAGGAGTTTCTTCTCATCAATTTGATGTGCCGGAAAGGGGTTTTTCTACTCGTTTTGATGCTGGATTGGATATGAGAATGAGCCAGAAAAATGACTTGAACGCTTATAGAGTGGTCAATGAATACGATGATGTCAATTTAAAAAGAGTGTTTTTGGATTATGGCGAATTGAAAAATGCACCGGCTTTGGCAAGAACAATTATAGAAGCCAGGGAGCATCAACCCATCAAAACCACGGATGAATTGAAGGAAGTTTTGGCGAAGTATTTGCCGGAAAGAGTTCGAAATAAGATATTGGCCCAAATTTATCAAGCCATTCGAATTGAAGTCAATCAAGAAATGGATGTGCTGAAAGAATTTCTGGAGCAATCATTGGAAGTTTTAAGTCCTGGCGGAAGATTGAGCGTGATTTCGTATCATTCATTGGAAGATAGATTGGTAAAAAGATTCATCAAAAACGGAATGTTCGAAGGAGAACCGGAACGTGATTTTTTCGGAAACTTTTCGGTTCCATTTAAAACTATCGGGAAACTAATTGTTCCGGATAATGACGAAATAAAAATCAACAATAGAGCAAGAAGTGCCAAATTAAGAATTGCCGAAAAAATATAA
- a CDS encoding division/cell wall cluster transcriptional repressor MraZ: MNTIVGTYECKVDAKGRVLLPSPLKKQLATSLQNGFVLKRSVFQPCLELYPMEEWDLMMQKINKLNRFVKKNNDFIRRFTAGVKVVEIDALGRLLVPKDLVVFASIAKDVVFSSAVNIVEIWDKDLYEKSIDGADIDFADLAEDVMGNLNEDDNGIS, encoded by the coding sequence TTGAACACAATTGTCGGAACATATGAATGTAAAGTCGATGCCAAAGGAAGGGTTTTGTTGCCTTCACCTTTGAAAAAGCAATTGGCTACTTCACTTCAAAACGGGTTTGTTTTGAAGCGTTCCGTTTTTCAGCCTTGCCTGGAATTGTATCCGATGGAGGAATGGGATTTGATGATGCAGAAAATCAACAAGCTCAATCGATTCGTGAAGAAAAACAATGATTTTATTCGCCGATTTACTGCGGGTGTAAAAGTGGTTGAAATCGATGCTTTGGGAAGATTATTGGTTCCTAAAGATTTGGTGGTTTTTGCCAGTATTGCCAAAGATGTGGTGTTTTCATCGGCAGTGAATATTGTGGAGATTTGGGATAAAGATTTATACGAAAAATCAATTGACGGTGCGGATATCGATTTTGCCGATTTAGCCGAAGATGTAATGGGTAACCTAAATGAAGACGACAATGGAATATCATAA
- a CDS encoding family 43 glycosylhydrolase translates to MKSRIKIMGTALLSIALTGNLLAQIGKPFIHDPSTIMECDGKYYTFGTRGGGLISEDGWTWNSGGVRPGGGAAPDAIKIGNRYLIAYGSTGGGLGGGHDGKINTIWNKTLDPNSPDFKYTEPIVVASSSNMEDNDAIDPGFLLDPTDGRLWLSYGTYFGFIRLVELDPKTGDRVKGNKAIDIAIDCEASDLEYHDGWYYLLGTHGTCCDGANSTYNIVVGRSKKVTGPYLDNIGRDMLKGGGKMVVSSGGGRVNGAGHFGRTVLENGVEKMSLHYEADLDQSGRSVLGIRPILWKNGWPVAGDNFKEGTYEIESERRGSALELIVDFTRMPGGMRGMNINNDEPIKSIPSQVLSDVITTWPTGNIDVRIGDYMFRPHQKWTITAVPDETGYLGGLYYKIVIAGTNRALAATAEAEVITVPAFTGTPEQLWRIDLLTDGTYRIMPKVVPNSKEKLALVSSGDSTPTLAKFDMNSDNSKWNFKDKL, encoded by the coding sequence ATGAAATCAAGAATTAAAATAATGGGCACAGCCCTTTTATCAATAGCGTTAACGGGAAATTTGCTGGCACAAATTGGCAAACCCTTTATACATGACCCATCAACTATTATGGAATGTGATGGAAAGTATTATACATTTGGCACACGTGGCGGCGGATTAATATCCGAAGACGGCTGGACATGGAATAGTGGCGGAGTGAGACCTGGTGGAGGAGCGGCTCCTGATGCAATAAAAATCGGCAATCGTTACCTTATCGCCTATGGATCAACAGGTGGCGGTCTGGGAGGCGGACATGACGGCAAAATAAACACTATATGGAATAAAACACTTGACCCAAACTCCCCTGATTTTAAATATACAGAACCTATCGTGGTTGCTTCATCCAGCAATATGGAAGACAATGATGCCATCGACCCAGGGTTTTTATTAGATCCTACTGATGGACGTCTATGGTTATCTTACGGAACTTATTTTGGATTCATTCGTCTTGTAGAACTTGATCCTAAAACAGGTGATCGCGTAAAAGGAAATAAAGCCATAGATATAGCCATAGATTGCGAAGCCAGTGATTTGGAGTACCATGACGGATGGTACTATCTTCTTGGAACACACGGAACCTGCTGTGACGGTGCAAATTCAACCTATAACATCGTTGTTGGTCGTTCCAAAAAAGTAACTGGCCCTTACCTTGACAATATAGGAAGAGACATGCTAAAAGGTGGTGGAAAGATGGTAGTTTCATCTGGTGGCGGAAGAGTTAACGGAGCCGGACACTTTGGACGAACGGTTCTTGAAAATGGAGTTGAAAAAATGTCCTTACATTACGAAGCAGATTTAGATCAAAGTGGACGTAGCGTATTGGGCATAAGACCCATATTATGGAAAAATGGATGGCCAGTTGCAGGAGATAACTTTAAAGAGGGCACCTATGAAATTGAGTCCGAAAGACGAGGTTCTGCTTTAGAATTGATAGTCGATTTTACAAGAATGCCAGGCGGTATGCGCGGAATGAACATCAACAATGATGAACCAATAAAATCCATTCCATCCCAAGTATTATCGGATGTGATTACTACTTGGCCAACTGGAAACATTGATGTAAGAATAGGCGATTACATGTTCCGACCACATCAAAAATGGACAATTACGGCAGTTCCTGATGAAACAGGCTATCTTGGAGGCCTCTATTACAAAATAGTCATAGCAGGAACAAATAGAGCATTGGCAGCAACAGCTGAAGCCGAAGTAATAACGGTTCCCGCATTTACTGGCACACCAGAACAATTATGGAGAATCGATCTATTGACTGATGGAACCTATAGAATAATGCCCAAGGTAGTTCCAAATTCAAAGGAGAAGCTAGCGCTCGTTTCTTCCGGAGACAGCACACCGACACTTGCAAAGTTTGACATGAATAGTGACAATTCCAAATGGAATTTCAAGGATAAATTGTAA
- a CDS encoding alpha/beta hydrolase, with amino-acid sequence MKRTFLATIITAFSIATCFGQNSDRQWLNLNYANDEKEYHNLDIYLPTAQKPTYKAIVVIYGSAWFGNNMKQSVLEPLGKKLLESGFAVIAINHRASSDAAYPAQINDVKAAIRFIRANADKYKIDASFIGITGFSSGGHLASLAGTSNSVKDFTVGKKTVDIEGNIGNHTSVSSSVNAVADWFGPIDMALMDECKKPKVGNSPEAALIKGNPADNLDMIALLNPITFIDKTDPQFIVIHGEADNVVPYCQSELFSKALKSKGLLTEFISVPEGQHGPVTFNENTLKKMTDFFLKEAQKK; translated from the coding sequence ATGAAAAGAACCTTTTTAGCAACAATAATTACTGCTTTTAGTATTGCGACCTGTTTTGGACAAAATTCTGACAGGCAATGGCTCAATCTGAATTATGCCAATGATGAAAAAGAATACCATAACCTTGACATCTATTTACCCACTGCTCAAAAACCAACATATAAGGCAATAGTTGTCATATACGGTAGCGCATGGTTTGGCAATAATATGAAACAATCAGTATTAGAACCTCTAGGAAAAAAGTTGCTCGAAAGCGGTTTTGCAGTTATTGCCATCAACCACAGAGCAAGCTCGGATGCTGCTTATCCCGCTCAAATCAATGACGTTAAGGCTGCCATACGGTTTATAAGAGCCAATGCAGATAAATACAAAATTGACGCTTCATTTATTGGCATTACAGGTTTTTCTTCAGGTGGACATCTTGCATCATTGGCAGGAACATCCAACTCTGTTAAAGATTTTACAGTAGGCAAAAAGACAGTTGATATTGAAGGCAACATAGGAAACCACACCTCAGTTAGCAGCTCTGTAAATGCCGTAGCTGATTGGTTTGGACCTATCGATATGGCTCTGATGGATGAATGCAAAAAACCAAAAGTAGGAAACTCGCCCGAAGCTGCTCTTATCAAAGGCAATCCAGCCGACAACCTTGATATGATAGCTCTTCTTAATCCTATCACTTTCATTGACAAAACAGATCCTCAATTTATCGTAATTCATGGCGAAGCTGATAATGTTGTGCCTTATTGCCAAAGCGAACTCTTCTCCAAAGCACTAAAAAGCAAAGGACTATTAACAGAGTTTATTTCTGTACCAGAAGGTCAGCATGGCCCAGTTACATTCAACGAAAACACTCTAAAAAAAATGACCGATTTCTTCTTGAAAGAAGCCCAAAAAAAATAA
- a CDS encoding alpha/beta fold hydrolase yields the protein MEKYFKKEGRYSYYEAGEGTPIVVLHGLMGGLSNFDAVASYFSEKGYKIVIPDLPIYTQNILKTNVKAFARYVKDFITFKGFDRVILLGNSLGGHIALYHTKMYPEKVAGLVLTGSSGLYESAMGDSYPKRGDYEYIKKKAEGVFYDPAMATKELVDEVYASVNDRIKLIKTLTIAKSAIRHNMAKDLPKMHVQTCLIWGKNDSVTPPNVAEEFNELLPNATLYWIDKCGHAAMMEHPDEFNRLLEDWLTHTHLKAH from the coding sequence ATGGAAAAATACTTTAAAAAAGAAGGTAGATACAGCTATTATGAAGCAGGAGAAGGAACTCCAATTGTTGTCTTGCACGGTTTAATGGGAGGCTTAAGCAACTTTGATGCCGTAGCCAGTTATTTTTCTGAAAAAGGATACAAAATAGTAATACCTGATTTGCCTATATATACCCAAAACATTTTGAAAACCAACGTGAAAGCTTTTGCAAGATATGTAAAGGATTTTATCACCTTCAAAGGCTTTGACAGAGTAATTTTGTTAGGAAATTCACTGGGCGGACACATAGCTTTGTACCACACCAAGATGTATCCAGAAAAAGTTGCCGGACTGGTTTTGACAGGAAGTTCAGGACTTTACGAAAGCGCAATGGGCGATAGTTATCCTAAAAGAGGCGACTACGAATACATCAAGAAAAAAGCCGAAGGCGTTTTTTATGATCCCGCAATGGCTACCAAAGAATTAGTGGACGAAGTTTATGCTTCTGTAAACGATAGAATTAAATTAATCAAAACATTGACGATTGCCAAAAGCGCCATTCGACACAACATGGCCAAAGATTTGCCAAAAATGCACGTTCAAACCTGTCTTATTTGGGGAAAAAACGACAGCGTCACCCCTCCAAATGTAGCCGAAGAGTTCAACGAATTGCTGCCAAATGCCACTTTATACTGGATTGACAAATGTGGTCACGCCGCCATGATGGAACATCCTGATGAATTCAATCGTTTATTGGAAGATTGGTTGACACATACGCATTTAAAGGCGCACTAG
- the yihA gene encoding ribosome biogenesis GTP-binding protein YihA/YsxC, which produces MKINTAEFIVSNSEVEKCPKDFLPEYAFIGRSNVGKSSLINMLTNHKNLAKTSGRPGKTQLINHFLINNNWFLVDLPGYGYAKVSKKTKSVFQQFITDYFETREQLVCAFVLIDIRHEAQSIDIEFMSYMGESEIPFCIIFTKADKISKTKIDSHIAAYKKQMFANNWAEMPQYFVTSATESTGKETLLDYIDEVNQEVFKNNNEF; this is translated from the coding sequence ATGAAAATTAATACCGCCGAATTTATTGTCAGCAACTCCGAAGTTGAAAAATGCCCAAAAGACTTTTTGCCGGAATACGCTTTTATAGGCCGTTCCAATGTTGGAAAGTCATCATTGATCAATATGCTGACCAATCATAAAAATTTGGCAAAAACCTCGGGAAGACCAGGAAAAACACAATTAATCAACCACTTTCTGATTAACAACAATTGGTTTCTTGTCGATTTACCAGGTTATGGCTATGCCAAAGTTTCCAAGAAAACCAAATCTGTTTTTCAGCAATTCATTACGGATTATTTCGAAACAAGAGAACAACTCGTTTGTGCCTTTGTATTGATCGACATTCGCCACGAAGCACAATCCATCGACATTGAATTTATGTCGTATATGGGCGAAAGCGAAATTCCTTTCTGCATCATTTTCACCAAAGCCGACAAGATTAGCAAAACCAAAATAGACTCGCATATTGCCGCTTACAAAAAGCAGATGTTTGCCAACAATTGGGCCGAAATGCCTCAGTATTTCGTGACATCAGCCACCGAATCTACGGGAAAAGAAACCCTTTTGGATTATATTGACGAAGTAAACCAGGAAGTTTTCAAAAACAATAACGAGTTCTAA
- the gldC gene encoding gliding motility protein GldC, whose protein sequence is MAITNTSEIKLSIELDENRVPEKLMWTASEGGIHAEESKAFMLSVWDSNEKSTKCIELWTKDMPVDEMKIFFHQTLMSMTETFQRATGDEKMSATMKDFCDYFAEKLELKA, encoded by the coding sequence ATGGCAATTACAAATACATCAGAAATTAAGTTAAGCATCGAATTGGACGAAAATCGAGTTCCAGAGAAATTAATGTGGACGGCATCCGAAGGAGGAATACACGCAGAAGAATCTAAAGCGTTTATGCTGTCGGTTTGGGACAGCAACGAAAAATCAACAAAATGTATTGAATTATGGACTAAAGATATGCCGGTTGACGAAATGAAAATTTTCTTTCATCAAACCTTGATGTCTATGACCGAAACGTTTCAACGTGCCACTGGCGACGAAAAAATGTCGGCTACCATGAAAGATTTTTGCGATTATTTTGCCGAAAAGCTGGAGTTGAAGGCGTAA
- the gldB gene encoding gliding motility lipoprotein GldB: MKKTIIFIITLMLVIASCDNKSKVEKEVESIPVKIKVERFDKLFFETAPKDLGKLKKEFPFFFPAGNDDNVWLEKMQNPLWRELYTEVQKKYSNFEPVQKELETLFKHIKYNFPKTKTPKVITVISEMDYNSKVIYADSLLIVSLELYLGKEHKFYQFPSYLKQNFEEKQMMPDVVSAFSVNKIAPLTDNDLLSQMIYSGKQLYLKDLLLPEYSDADKMGYTPEQIKWCEENESYMWRYFLEKEMLYSHDSKLGNRFVNPAPFSKFYLEIDNESPGRVGGWIGWQIVRSYAKNNDVPIEQLLKMNAKEIFEKSKYKPKK; the protein is encoded by the coding sequence ATGAAAAAAACAATAATTTTTATAATTACCTTAATGTTGGTTATTGCTTCTTGTGATAATAAATCAAAAGTTGAGAAAGAGGTTGAATCAATTCCTGTAAAAATTAAAGTGGAGCGTTTTGATAAACTTTTTTTCGAAACAGCTCCAAAAGATTTGGGGAAATTAAAGAAAGAATTTCCTTTTTTCTTTCCGGCTGGAAATGACGACAACGTTTGGTTGGAGAAAATGCAAAATCCGCTTTGGAGAGAATTGTATACTGAAGTTCAAAAAAAATACTCCAATTTCGAACCGGTTCAAAAAGAATTGGAAACACTTTTTAAACACATAAAATATAATTTCCCCAAAACCAAAACGCCCAAAGTAATTACCGTAATCTCTGAAATGGATTATAATAGCAAGGTGATTTATGCCGACAGCTTGTTGATTGTTTCTCTTGAATTGTATTTAGGAAAAGAACATAAATTCTACCAATTTCCAAGTTATTTAAAGCAAAATTTCGAAGAAAAACAGATGATGCCGGATGTGGTTTCGGCTTTTTCTGTCAATAAAATAGCTCCTTTAACCGATAATGATTTGTTGAGCCAAATGATTTATTCTGGAAAGCAATTGTACTTGAAAGACCTGCTTTTACCTGAGTATAGCGATGCAGACAAAATGGGATATACGCCAGAACAAATTAAATGGTGTGAAGAAAACGAAAGTTATATGTGGCGTTATTTTCTGGAAAAGGAAATGTTGTACAGTCATGATTCTAAATTGGGTAACCGATTTGTGAATCCGGCGCCTTTTTCCAAGTTTTATCTTGAAATTGACAATGAATCGCCAGGAAGAGTGGGGGGCTGGATAGGTTGGCAAATTGTTCGTTCCTATGCAAAAAACAACGATGTTCCTATTGAGCAACTATTAAAAATGAATGCTAAAGAAATATTTGAAAAATCTAAATATAAACCAAAGAAATAA
- the nadE gene encoding NAD(+) synthase has product MTKKSTLQVEKVNTHIVNWLKTYAENAKVQGFVVGISGGVDSAVTSTLCAQTGLTTLCVEMPIHQAPSHVSRGREHIEQLKKRFPNVKNIEADLTSVFEDFKKIVPNNFEIDKVNLSLANSRARLRMTTLYYFAGVHSLLVAGTGNKVEDFGVGFYTKYGDGGVDLSPIADLMKSEVYSLGEFLKIPTSILVASPTDGLFGDERTDEDQLGASYDELEWAMLEDEKEKKSENYTEREKKVIQIYKRLNAINQHKMNEIPVCLIPEEFK; this is encoded by the coding sequence ATGACTAAAAAAAGTACGCTCCAAGTTGAAAAAGTGAATACTCATATTGTAAATTGGTTAAAAACTTATGCAGAAAACGCAAAAGTACAAGGTTTTGTTGTGGGGATTTCTGGCGGAGTCGATTCAGCAGTTACATCTACTCTTTGTGCACAAACCGGCTTGACCACTTTATGTGTTGAAATGCCCATACATCAAGCACCAAGCCACGTAAGCCGAGGACGAGAACACATCGAACAACTGAAAAAAAGATTCCCTAACGTTAAAAATATTGAAGCTGATTTGACATCCGTTTTTGAAGATTTTAAAAAAATTGTGCCAAACAATTTTGAAATCGACAAAGTAAACCTATCTTTGGCGAATAGTCGTGCTCGTTTGCGCATGACCACTTTATATTATTTTGCTGGAGTCCATAGCTTGTTAGTTGCAGGAACCGGAAACAAAGTAGAGGATTTTGGCGTAGGCTTTTATACAAAATATGGCGATGGTGGTGTTGATTTGAGTCCAATAGCTGATTTAATGAAGTCAGAAGTATATTCTCTTGGAGAATTTTTAAAAATCCCAACATCCATTTTAGTTGCTTCTCCAACCGATGGTTTATTCGGCGACGAAAGAACGGACGAAGACCAACTTGGCGCCAGTTATGATGAACTGGAATGGGCTATGCTTGAGGATGAAAAAGAAAAAAAGTCAGAAAATTACACCGAAAGAGAAAAAAAAGTGATACAAATATATAAGCGATTAAACGCGATTAATCAACATAAAATGAATGAAATACCCGTTTGTTTAATCCCTGAAGAATTTAAGTAG
- a CDS encoding response regulator transcription factor, with protein MIKVCLADNHPVVHFGVKSYFKDHDDISIVANVGNFMMVRDILLTKEIDVLILDLELEGLSSIFEVKNILKNFPKTKIIIFSDLSEQIYAPNAIKAGVAGFISKKEKLETLGQSIIKVHQGKIIINETVKKNLALIAKQNKSERLYRKLSNREVEVLRYLSDGKKNNEISKILGLNEKTISTYKLRLLQKLNVTNLVDLVNKAKTLEIV; from the coding sequence ATGATAAAAGTTTGTTTAGCCGATAACCACCCTGTTGTACATTTTGGAGTAAAATCTTATTTTAAAGATCACGATGACATTTCAATTGTTGCCAACGTAGGGAATTTTATGATGGTAAGAGATATTCTTCTTACCAAAGAGATTGATGTTTTAATCTTGGATCTAGAGTTAGAAGGACTCTCAAGTATTTTTGAAGTTAAAAATATTTTGAAAAATTTTCCAAAGACAAAAATCATCATCTTTAGCGACCTTTCAGAGCAGATTTATGCGCCTAATGCCATCAAAGCAGGTGTTGCTGGTTTCATTTCTAAAAAAGAGAAACTAGAAACTTTAGGCCAATCCATTATCAAAGTACATCAAGGAAAGATAATCATAAATGAAACTGTTAAGAAAAACCTTGCCTTAATTGCAAAACAAAACAAAAGCGAACGTTTGTACAGAAAACTGTCCAATCGTGAAGTGGAAGTTTTACGCTATTTAAGTGATGGTAAGAAAAACAACGAAATCTCTAAAATACTGGGACTCAACGAAAAAACAATCAGTACTTATAAATTAAGGCTGTTGCAAAAATTGAATGTTACCAATCTAGTAGATTTGGTAAACAAGGCAAAAACATTGGAAATAGTTTAA
- the dnaG gene encoding DNA primase, translating to MISKATIDTVFETARVEEVIGDFVQLKRAGSNFKGLSPFSDERSPSFMVSPAKGIWKDFSSGKGGNAVAFLMEHSHFTYPEAIRFLAKKYNIEIEETEQTDEEKANTDVRESMYLVSEFAKDYFHNTLLHSEEGKAIGLSYFKERGFTGETIKKFSLGYSPEAWDAFTKEALGKGYKLEFLESTGLTIPKDDRPFDRFKGRVMFPIQSMSGRVLGFGGRILANDKKAAKYLNSPESDIYHKSKVLYGIFQAKQAIAKQNNCYLVEGYTDVIQFNQAGIENVVASSGTALTPDQIRLINRLTKNITVLFDGDAAGLRASIRGIDLILEEGMNVKVCAFPDGEDPDSFAKKTPYEELVNYLEKNSKDFIQFKASLLMNDAKNDPIKKADLIRDMVVSISKIPDRIQREIYIQECSRIMDISEQVLVSTLAQLVQKDVADIGKKQKQEQKAFEVVKNDAPAQVQKIDILYGLERKIIEVLLLYGNKTEEFEDVLLKANEEGEIENVIEKKQYKVFQRIYLSLQEDEVELANPLFRDIFNGLVNYYLQNENFNIEQYLMHLHPDLAQEVTDILMEDERVVLHNWEGQNIFPKTKTDTISQYVSETILTMRWYLVDRIIEEIKGSISSEPGSDNIEPLSMAMDYSKLINSFSKKLGRVMSRYSN from the coding sequence TTGATTTCAAAAGCCACCATAGATACTGTTTTCGAAACTGCTCGTGTAGAGGAGGTTATTGGTGATTTTGTTCAGTTAAAACGAGCTGGAAGCAACTTCAAAGGATTGAGTCCATTCTCGGATGAGCGTTCGCCATCGTTCATGGTTTCGCCTGCCAAAGGGATTTGGAAAGATTTCAGTTCTGGAAAAGGCGGTAATGCAGTGGCTTTCTTGATGGAACATTCCCATTTTACCTATCCGGAAGCCATTCGGTTTTTGGCCAAAAAATACAATATCGAAATCGAGGAAACCGAGCAAACCGACGAAGAAAAAGCCAATACCGATGTTCGCGAAAGTATGTATTTGGTTTCTGAATTTGCCAAAGATTATTTCCACAACACGTTGTTGCATTCGGAAGAAGGAAAAGCCATCGGTCTTTCTTATTTCAAGGAAAGAGGTTTCACGGGCGAAACCATAAAAAAATTCTCCCTAGGATATTCTCCCGAAGCTTGGGATGCTTTTACCAAAGAAGCTCTGGGAAAAGGCTATAAATTAGAATTTCTGGAAAGCACGGGTTTGACCATTCCTAAAGACGACAGGCCGTTTGACCGTTTCAAAGGGCGAGTGATGTTTCCTATACAAAGTATGTCGGGAAGAGTTTTGGGATTTGGTGGACGAATTTTGGCCAACGACAAGAAAGCTGCAAAATACCTCAATTCGCCCGAAAGTGACATTTACCACAAGAGCAAGGTTTTGTATGGAATTTTCCAGGCAAAACAAGCCATTGCCAAACAAAATAATTGTTATTTAGTCGAAGGTTACACTGATGTGATTCAGTTCAATCAAGCCGGAATAGAAAACGTGGTTGCTTCCTCAGGAACAGCTTTGACGCCAGACCAAATTCGTTTAATCAACAGGTTGACCAAAAATATAACCGTTCTTTTTGACGGTGATGCTGCGGGATTGCGCGCTTCCATTCGAGGAATCGACTTGATTCTGGAGGAAGGAATGAACGTGAAAGTTTGTGCATTTCCTGACGGAGAAGATCCGGATAGTTTTGCCAAGAAAACGCCTTATGAAGAATTGGTTAATTATTTAGAGAAAAATTCCAAAGATTTTATCCAGTTCAAAGCGTCTTTGTTGATGAATGATGCGAAGAATGATCCTATAAAAAAAGCCGATTTGATTCGGGACATGGTGGTGAGTATTTCCAAAATTCCGGATAGAATTCAACGCGAAATCTACATTCAGGAATGTTCCCGAATCATGGATATTTCGGAGCAAGTTTTGGTGAGTACTTTGGCGCAATTGGTTCAAAAAGATGTTGCCGACATTGGAAAAAAACAGAAACAAGAGCAAAAAGCTTTTGAAGTTGTAAAGAATGATGCGCCAGCCCAAGTTCAGAAAATAGATATTCTCTATGGATTGGAAAGAAAAATTATAGAAGTCCTTTTGTTGTACGGTAACAAAACAGAAGAATTTGAAGACGTGCTTTTGAAGGCGAATGAAGAAGGAGAGATCGAAAATGTAATCGAAAAGAAGCAATACAAAGTGTTTCAACGCATCTATTTGAGTTTGCAGGAAGATGAAGTAGAGTTGGCAAATCCCTTGTTTCGGGATATATTCAACGGTTTGGTTAATTATTATTTACAAAACGAAAATTTTAATATTGAGCAATATTTAATGCATTTGCATCCTGATTTGGCCCAAGAAGTAACCGATATTTTGATGGAAGATGAAAGGGTTGTCTTGCACAATTGGGAAGGGCAAAATATTTTTCCAAAGACAAAAACGGACACGATTAGTCAATATGTGTCTGAAACCATCTTGACAATGCGTTGGTATTTGGTCGATAGAATTATCGAAGAAATAAAAGGCTCTATATCTTCTGAGCCTGGGTCAGATAATATAGAGCCTTTGTCTATGGCAATGGATTATTCTAAACTAATCAACTCTTTTTCCAAAAAATTGGGAAGAGTGATGTCGCGTTATAGTAATTAA